One Nonomuraea angiospora DNA segment encodes these proteins:
- the mltG gene encoding endolytic transglycosylase MltG yields the protein MNIEDILRETLSDMAAEERPPSPDRFLRLQGRRPRRRGLALATATAVAAMVVGSTLVVQQISARAPGDTVARPAASLQAGVTVNVAAGMRLSQLFKELSRLTGRPVAEFERAAKDGTALGLPSYAGRTLEGFAFPGAYEFSPAASPAEILRPMVARFEAAAEAAGLADGARRAGRTPLEIVTIASIVQAEAGRDEDMAKISRVIHNRLNRKMLLEVDSPLLYGLNKYGVEATLKEIRSPTPYNTYRRRGLPPGPIGSPGAEAIRAALHPARGTWLYYMATDPKERVMKFATTEAERIALIEEYRKNLKDR from the coding sequence ATGAACATCGAGGACATACTGCGCGAGACCCTCTCCGACATGGCCGCCGAAGAGCGGCCGCCCTCGCCGGACCGGTTCCTGCGGCTCCAGGGGCGCCGCCCCCGTCGCCGGGGCCTCGCGCTGGCGACGGCCACGGCCGTCGCCGCCATGGTGGTGGGATCCACCCTGGTGGTCCAGCAGATCTCGGCGCGGGCCCCCGGCGACACCGTCGCGCGCCCGGCCGCCTCGCTCCAGGCGGGGGTGACCGTCAACGTGGCGGCGGGGATGCGGCTCTCTCAGCTGTTCAAGGAGCTGTCGCGGCTCACCGGCAGGCCGGTTGCGGAGTTCGAGCGGGCCGCCAAGGACGGGACGGCGCTCGGCCTGCCGTCCTACGCCGGGCGGACGCTCGAAGGGTTCGCCTTCCCCGGCGCCTACGAGTTCTCCCCCGCCGCGAGCCCGGCCGAGATCCTGCGGCCGATGGTGGCCCGGTTCGAGGCCGCCGCCGAGGCCGCCGGCCTGGCCGACGGCGCCAGGCGGGCCGGCAGGACGCCGCTGGAGATCGTGACCATCGCCAGCATCGTCCAGGCGGAGGCGGGCAGGGACGAGGACATGGCCAAGATCTCCCGGGTCATCCACAACCGGCTGAACCGGAAAATGCTCCTGGAGGTCGACAGCCCGCTCCTGTACGGCCTGAACAAGTACGGCGTCGAGGCGACGCTCAAGGAGATCAGGAGCCCGACGCCGTACAACACCTACCGGCGTCGGGGCCTGCCGCCCGGCCCCATCGGCAGCCCCGGGGCCGAGGCCATCAGGGCCGCGCTGCACCCGGCCCGCGGCACCTGGCTCTACTACATGGCGACCGACCCGAAGGAGCGCGTCATGAAGTTCGCCACCACCGAAGCGGAGCGCATCGCGCTGATCGAGGAGTACCGCAAGAATCTCAAGGACAGGTGA
- a CDS encoding SigE family RNA polymerase sigma factor codes for MDPGFEADFRKFVIDRSGALFRTAYLLTGDRHTAEDLVQSALVKTAAKWRSLRDPAAIEGYVRRVMYHEQVSWWRRRSRVAEVSTGQPPERIDAGHADVADLRLVMRAALARLTPRQRTMLVLRYFEDLSETEIARLLGVRVGSVRSQIYRSLERLKKAAPELTTVREFG; via the coding sequence GTGGATCCAGGATTTGAGGCGGACTTCCGGAAGTTCGTCATCGACCGATCGGGGGCGTTGTTCCGCACCGCCTACCTGCTGACCGGTGACCGGCACACCGCCGAGGACCTGGTGCAGTCGGCCCTGGTCAAGACGGCCGCGAAATGGCGCAGTCTGCGCGATCCGGCCGCCATCGAGGGATACGTCCGCCGGGTCATGTACCACGAACAGGTGAGCTGGTGGCGGCGGCGCTCCCGCGTCGCGGAGGTCTCCACCGGGCAGCCGCCCGAGCGGATCGACGCCGGGCACGCCGACGTCGCGGACCTTCGCCTGGTGATGCGCGCGGCCCTGGCCCGGCTCACTCCCCGGCAGCGGACCATGCTCGTGCTCCGCTACTTCGAGGATCTCTCCGAGACCGAGATCGCGCGCCTGCTCGGCGTCCGGGTGGGGTCGGTACGCAGCCAGATCTACCGCTCGCTGGAACGCCTGAAGAAGGCGGCGCCTGAACTGACCACCGTGAGGGAGTTCGGATGA
- a CDS encoding S8 family serine peptidase: MRKGVRTAGALLLTTAALTALPAALPTGLPTATAQAGQRSAAGAEARSVTLVTGDRVTVLGPDAVLVQRGEGREGVMFHTRQDAGRLRVVPDDALPLLRAGRLDERLFDVTTLLEYGYDDRRGSLPLIVTGAERPASLAGGRSAALPAVGGYAVQEERAQAARFWRDLAGSTGRAGLLGARGKVWLDGLRKVSLDQSVKQIGAPDAWARGHTGKGVKVAVLDTGVDATHPDLAGKVVARRDFTEEPDERDVVGHGTHVASTIAGSGAASGGRYRGVAPDAALLDGRVCESVLCSESAILAGMQWAAEQGAQVVNLSLGIADTPETDPIEQAVQTLTERYGTLFVVAAGNIGDDRSVSSPASAEAALAVGAVTKSDELASFSSRGPRVGDGGLKPDITAPGAEITAARSKDSPGSGSYVAKSGTSMATPHVAGVAALLAGEHPGWKAGTLKAALMGSAKPGPTVNVYGQGAGRVDAARATLQNVTAEPAGIGFPRQEWPHGDDEAVTRKLVYRNHSDTPLTLTLGIRAGEAFTVSPDTIVVPAGGTAEATVTADTSAGGPDGFLGGYVVASGAGGVSVSTPVAVEKEVESYNLTIRHTNRAGVPTGDFEASIVRLDAEAPPIVLFGGAETTTLRLPKGRWLFDTTVLSEDGVTLLVQPELRLDADRTVDADARLGRPLDVTAPSADAKLELGQVVYQWRGPGGTPLNRGWLGSRFDRMFTAQLGPDRDYEGLLTMVAAHWAGADTYRMAWFERGRVVTGFRRDTTRERLATVRTDFARHLPDATARAASRAWPRDGKIPTWLTPDPVITPSVRTEHVNTGDGIRWQRYLWEYGADGRVNQFESAFHRYPPGRVTTEWWNRGVFGPSLPAGDQEGGAVSRVGDVISADLWMFGDGRGSLGWSSRATEHLTLYRDGERVGEAATLRARFEVPAGEAGYRLVAEAERGAPAVLGTRVSAAWTFRSATAPDGTVRLPVSVVTFTPALNAENAAPAGRLFTVPFSVRPQPGGSAGRPRETTVEVSYDDGATWAKTEVKGSRAVLRHPAGDGFVSLRARSRDLAGNTVEQTVIRAYRIVATG; this comes from the coding sequence TTGCGTAAAGGAGTCAGAACGGCCGGGGCGTTACTGCTGACCACGGCCGCGCTCACCGCCCTGCCCGCTGCCCTGCCCACCGGCCTGCCCACCGCCACCGCGCAGGCGGGGCAGCGGAGCGCGGCCGGGGCGGAGGCCCGGAGCGTCACCTTGGTCACGGGCGACCGGGTGACCGTCTTGGGCCCGGACGCCGTGCTCGTCCAGCGGGGCGAGGGCCGCGAGGGGGTCATGTTCCACACCCGCCAGGACGCGGGCCGGTTACGTGTCGTCCCCGACGACGCGCTCCCGCTGCTCAGGGCCGGACGCCTCGACGAGCGGCTGTTCGACGTGACCACGCTGCTCGAATACGGGTACGACGACCGCCGCGGCTCGCTGCCGCTCATCGTCACCGGGGCGGAGCGGCCGGCCTCCCTGGCCGGCGGCCGGTCCGCCGCGCTGCCCGCCGTCGGCGGCTACGCCGTGCAGGAGGAGCGCGCGCAGGCGGCGCGGTTCTGGCGGGACCTGGCGGGATCCACCGGCCGGGCCGGGCTGCTCGGGGCGCGCGGCAAGGTCTGGCTCGACGGGCTCAGGAAGGTGTCGCTGGACCAGAGCGTCAAGCAGATCGGGGCGCCCGACGCCTGGGCCCGCGGCCACACCGGGAAGGGCGTGAAGGTGGCCGTGCTCGACACCGGCGTCGACGCGACCCACCCGGACCTCGCCGGCAAGGTCGTGGCCAGACGCGACTTCACCGAGGAGCCGGACGAGCGCGATGTCGTCGGCCACGGCACGCACGTCGCCTCCACCATCGCGGGCAGCGGGGCCGCCTCCGGCGGGCGCTACCGCGGCGTGGCTCCGGACGCCGCCCTGCTGGACGGCCGCGTGTGCGAGTCCGTTCTCTGTTCCGAGTCGGCGATCCTGGCCGGCATGCAGTGGGCGGCCGAGCAGGGCGCCCAGGTCGTGAACCTGAGCCTCGGCATCGCGGACACGCCGGAGACCGACCCGATCGAGCAGGCGGTCCAGACGCTGACCGAGCGGTACGGCACGTTGTTCGTGGTGGCGGCGGGCAACATCGGGGACGACCGGTCGGTGTCGTCCCCGGCCAGCGCGGAGGCCGCGCTGGCGGTGGGCGCGGTGACGAAGTCCGACGAACTCGCGTCGTTCTCGAGCCGCGGCCCCCGCGTCGGTGACGGCGGGCTCAAACCGGACATCACGGCCCCCGGCGCGGAGATCACCGCGGCCCGGAGCAAGGACAGCCCCGGCAGCGGCTCCTACGTCGCCAAGTCCGGCACCTCCATGGCCACCCCGCACGTGGCCGGGGTCGCGGCCCTGCTGGCCGGTGAGCATCCCGGCTGGAAGGCGGGCACGCTGAAGGCCGCCCTCATGGGCTCGGCCAAGCCCGGCCCCACCGTCAACGTGTACGGGCAGGGCGCGGGCCGGGTGGACGCCGCTCGCGCGACGCTCCAGAACGTGACCGCCGAACCGGCCGGCATCGGCTTCCCGCGGCAGGAGTGGCCGCACGGCGACGACGAGGCGGTCACCAGGAAGCTGGTCTACCGCAACCACTCCGACACGCCGCTCACCCTCACGCTCGGCATCCGCGCGGGCGAGGCGTTCACGGTGTCGCCCGACACGATCGTCGTGCCCGCGGGCGGCACGGCGGAGGCCACTGTCACCGCCGACACCAGTGCCGGCGGGCCTGACGGATTCCTCGGCGGGTACGTCGTGGCCTCCGGCGCCGGCGGTGTCAGCGTGAGCACCCCCGTGGCGGTGGAGAAGGAGGTCGAGAGCTACAACCTGACGATCAGGCACACGAACAGGGCGGGCGTTCCCACCGGTGACTTCGAGGCGAGCATCGTCCGGCTGGACGCCGAGGCTCCGCCGATCGTGCTGTTCGGCGGCGCGGAGACGACCACGCTGCGGCTGCCCAAGGGCAGGTGGCTGTTCGACACGACGGTGCTGAGCGAGGACGGCGTCACCCTGCTCGTCCAGCCGGAGCTGCGACTCGACGCCGACCGGACGGTGGACGCCGACGCCCGGCTCGGCCGGCCGCTCGACGTGACCGCGCCCAGCGCCGACGCGAAGCTGGAGCTCGGCCAGGTCGTCTACCAGTGGCGCGGGCCCGGCGGCACGCCGCTGAACAGAGGATGGCTCGGCAGCCGGTTCGATCGCATGTTCACGGCACAGCTCGGGCCCGACCGTGACTACGAGGGGCTGCTGACCATGGTGGCGGCTCACTGGGCGGGGGCCGACACGTACCGGATGGCCTGGTTCGAGCGGGGCAGGGTCGTGACCGGGTTCCGGCGTGACACGACGCGGGAGCGGCTGGCCACCGTACGCACCGACTTCGCCCGCCATCTGCCCGACGCGACCGCCAGAGCGGCGAGCCGGGCCTGGCCACGCGACGGGAAGATCCCGACCTGGCTGACTCCCGACCCCGTCATCACTCCCTCGGTGCGGACGGAACACGTCAACACCGGGGACGGCATCCGCTGGCAGCGTTACCTGTGGGAGTACGGCGCGGACGGCCGGGTGAACCAGTTCGAGTCGGCCTTCCACCGGTACCCGCCGGGCCGGGTCACGACGGAGTGGTGGAACCGCGGCGTCTTCGGCCCGTCGTTGCCGGCGGGCGACCAGGAAGGCGGCGCCGTCTCCCGGGTGGGCGACGTGATCTCGGCCGACCTGTGGATGTTCGGCGACGGGCGCGGCTCGCTCGGCTGGTCCTCCCGCGCCACCGAGCACCTGACCCTCTATCGCGACGGCGAGCGCGTCGGCGAGGCGGCCACCCTTCGGGCCCGTTTCGAGGTGCCGGCGGGCGAGGCGGGATACCGGCTGGTGGCCGAGGCCGAGCGCGGCGCTCCCGCGGTGCTCGGCACGCGCGTGTCGGCCGCGTGGACGTTCCGTTCGGCGACCGCCCCCGACGGCACCGTACGGCTGCCGGTCTCCGTGGTGACGTTCACCCCTGCGCTGAACGCGGAGAACGCCGCGCCCGCGGGCCGGCTCTTCACCGTGCCGTTCTCCGTGCGCCCGCAGCCGGGCGGCTCGGCGGGACGCCCCCGGGAGACGACCGTCGAGGTGTCCTACGACGACGGCGCCACCTGGGCGAAGACGGAGGTGAAAGGCTCACGGGCGGTGCTGCGGCATCCCGCGGGCGACGGATTCGTGTCGCTGCGGGCCAGGTCCCGCGACCTGGCGGGGAATACGGTGGAGCAGACGGTGATCAGGGCTTACCGGATCGTCGCGACGGGCTGA
- a CDS encoding TIM-barrel domain-containing protein, which translates to MRSGPFQRIAAAAILAAAMSAVAPAPAGAAHDTRIKAVTSGNARFQVLSPTLIRTEYAGGGKFADAPTFNAVGRDAFAPASFTSSTSNGWLTIRTSALTLRYQVGSGPFTTRNLSVSLRTTTAAPWQQLTCSAGALCEAEDLSYSGLAVATDHAGFTGAGFLAGFEGTGNSLAADVEVTAAGAYQFALRYANAVGGDGQHTTRTLSLSVDGGAARTVTLPATANWDTWALTTPALQLAAGRHTIALTRTAADSGNVNIDSVALLQPGAAYPPTSARATVDCAYGVSCEAEAGRPAGTAKVAEDHAGYAGRGFVAELNQGAGVAARLVNVPADGTYTLHVRYANGVGGDGLHQTRTATVTAGSTTGQLSFPTTADWDTWETASLPVTLKAGANDIALSCPSACRVNPDTLAVTAAGASAPPPHLPLGGYRRSLDNVNGDNGAPPTTPGLLHKDGWYLLDDTPSALYDPATRTVTQRPAQRPYQDGYFFGFGRDHKRALADLATLTGPPALLPQWAYGVWYSEYIDRTAADYQNTILPRFRSEGVPLDVLVTDTDFKSPNTWSGWQIDRAKFPDPKAFFDWSASQGLHNTLNTHPSIVADDPQFAQAQATAKGKLRRGGCAGAAGPDCHTFDWGDPDQLKAYMDLHKTMDQQGNDFWWLDWCCDASQSSLPGVTPDAWINQQYAAANGGFVMSRAYGSLQTGSYAGRSGLPTGPWADKRTTLHFTGDTSSTWGTLRVEVGSTPAESAATGMAAISHDIGGHNDTTGLPGSETYLANGQTRRTTKLPDDLYARWVQFGTFQPIDRLHSNHGDRLPWQYGSAAKESAKKFLNLRESLVPYTYTLAKEANATGVPIVRPTYLEYPEEEAAYAAAATQYFYGPDLLVAPVTTPGATATTSVWFPPGQWTDYFTGQTYSGGTTRSITTGLDTMPVFVRAGGIVPTRTAKDTMTVSIAAGASGSVALHDRTRIRYTESGGRHTVKITGRPTGHRWTLSLRNAEPPTDLPANAYRYDSATRTLTVTLPRRDPVTFTYR; encoded by the coding sequence ATGAGATCAGGCCCCTTCCAGCGCATCGCCGCCGCCGCGATCCTCGCGGCGGCGATGTCAGCCGTCGCCCCCGCTCCGGCGGGGGCGGCGCACGACACCCGGATCAAGGCGGTGACCTCGGGGAACGCCCGCTTCCAAGTGCTCTCCCCCACCCTGATCCGGACCGAGTACGCGGGCGGCGGCAAGTTCGCCGACGCGCCGACGTTCAACGCGGTCGGCCGCGACGCGTTCGCGCCCGCCTCCTTCACCTCCAGCACGTCGAACGGCTGGCTCACCATCAGGACGAGCGCGCTCACCCTGCGCTACCAGGTCGGCTCCGGCCCGTTCACCACGCGCAACCTGTCGGTCAGCCTCAGGACCACCACCGCCGCGCCGTGGCAGCAGCTGACCTGCTCCGCCGGAGCCCTGTGCGAGGCGGAGGACCTGTCGTACAGCGGCCTGGCCGTCGCCACCGACCACGCGGGGTTCACCGGCGCGGGGTTCCTGGCCGGGTTCGAGGGAACGGGTAACTCCCTGGCCGCCGACGTCGAGGTCACGGCCGCGGGCGCGTACCAGTTCGCCCTGCGCTACGCCAACGCGGTGGGCGGCGACGGCCAGCACACCACCCGCACCCTGAGCCTGTCGGTGGACGGCGGCGCGGCCCGGACCGTGACGCTGCCGGCGACCGCGAACTGGGACACCTGGGCCCTCACCACCCCCGCGCTCCAGCTCGCCGCGGGCCGCCACACGATCGCGCTGACCCGCACGGCGGCGGACTCCGGCAACGTCAACATCGACAGCGTCGCCCTCCTGCAGCCCGGCGCCGCGTACCCGCCGACGTCGGCCAGGGCGACCGTCGACTGCGCGTACGGGGTGAGCTGCGAGGCCGAGGCGGGCAGGCCGGCCGGCACGGCGAAGGTGGCCGAGGACCACGCGGGCTACGCCGGCAGGGGGTTCGTGGCCGAGCTGAACCAGGGCGCCGGCGTGGCCGCCAGGCTGGTGAACGTCCCCGCCGACGGCACGTACACGCTGCACGTCCGGTACGCCAACGGCGTCGGCGGCGACGGCCTGCACCAGACCCGCACCGCCACCGTCACGGCGGGCTCCACCACGGGGCAGCTGAGCTTCCCCACGACGGCCGACTGGGACACCTGGGAGACGGCCTCCCTCCCGGTCACCCTCAAGGCGGGCGCGAACGACATCGCCCTGAGCTGCCCGAGCGCCTGCCGCGTCAACCCCGACACGCTCGCCGTGACCGCCGCCGGCGCGTCCGCGCCCCCGCCGCACCTTCCTCTCGGCGGGTACCGGCGCAGCCTCGACAACGTGAACGGCGACAACGGCGCCCCGCCGACCACCCCCGGCCTGCTGCACAAGGACGGCTGGTACCTGCTCGACGACACCCCCTCGGCCCTGTACGACCCGGCCACGAGGACGGTCACCCAGCGTCCCGCGCAGCGGCCCTACCAGGACGGCTACTTCTTCGGCTTCGGCCGCGACCACAAGCGGGCCCTGGCGGACCTGGCCACCCTGACCGGCCCGCCCGCGCTGCTGCCCCAATGGGCGTACGGCGTCTGGTACTCCGAGTACATCGACCGCACCGCGGCCGACTACCAGAACACGATCCTGCCCAGGTTCCGCTCCGAGGGCGTCCCCCTGGACGTCCTGGTCACCGACACGGACTTCAAGTCGCCGAACACGTGGAGCGGTTGGCAGATCGACCGCGCGAAGTTCCCCGACCCGAAGGCCTTCTTCGACTGGTCCGCCTCCCAGGGCCTGCACAACACGCTCAACACCCACCCCAGCATCGTCGCCGACGACCCCCAGTTCGCCCAGGCGCAGGCCACGGCCAAGGGCAAGCTCCGCAGGGGCGGCTGCGCGGGGGCGGCGGGGCCGGACTGCCACACCTTCGACTGGGGCGACCCCGACCAGCTCAAGGCGTACATGGACCTGCACAAGACGATGGACCAGCAGGGCAACGACTTCTGGTGGCTCGACTGGTGCTGCGACGCCTCGCAGTCCTCGCTGCCCGGCGTGACCCCTGACGCCTGGATCAACCAGCAGTACGCGGCGGCCAACGGCGGGTTCGTGATGTCCCGCGCGTACGGTTCGCTGCAGACCGGCTCGTACGCCGGCCGCTCCGGCCTGCCGACCGGCCCGTGGGCGGACAAGCGCACCACGCTCCACTTCACCGGCGACACCTCCTCCACATGGGGCACCCTGCGGGTCGAGGTCGGCTCCACGCCGGCCGAGTCGGCGGCCACCGGCATGGCGGCCATCAGCCACGACATCGGCGGCCACAACGACACCACGGGCCTGCCGGGCTCGGAGACCTACCTCGCCAACGGGCAGACCAGGCGGACCACCAAGCTGCCCGACGACCTGTACGCCCGGTGGGTCCAGTTCGGCACCTTCCAGCCGATCGACCGCCTGCACAGCAACCATGGCGACCGGCTGCCCTGGCAGTACGGGAGCGCGGCGAAGGAGTCGGCCAAGAAGTTCCTCAACCTGCGGGAGAGCCTGGTGCCGTACACGTACACGCTCGCCAAGGAGGCCAACGCCACCGGCGTCCCGATCGTCCGCCCGACATATCTGGAATATCCTGAAGAGGAGGCCGCCTACGCCGCGGCCGCCACCCAGTACTTCTACGGCCCCGACCTCCTGGTCGCCCCCGTCACCACGCCCGGCGCCACGGCCACGACCTCGGTGTGGTTCCCGCCGGGGCAGTGGACCGACTACTTCACCGGCCAGACCTACAGCGGCGGCACGACCCGGAGCATCACCACCGGCCTCGACACGATGCCCGTGTTCGTCAGGGCCGGCGGCATCGTGCCGACCCGGACCGCCAAGGACACGATGACCGTCAGCATCGCGGCGGGGGCCTCGGGCTCGGTCGCGCTGCACGACAGGACCAGGATCCGGTACACGGAGTCGGGCGGGCGGCACACCGTGAAGATCACCGGCAGGCCGACCGGCCACCGGTGGACCCTCTCCCTGCGCAACGCGGAGCCGCCCACCGACCTGCCCGCGAACGCCTACCGCTACGACAGCGCCACCCGTACCCTGACCGTCACGCTCCCCCGGCGCGACCCGGTCACCTTCACCTATCGCTGA
- a CDS encoding FtsX-like permease family protein gives MGGWAVAIVLFAMVSTISVALGGRAGEIAGIRLIGASPRQVQQLLAIETAAVSSVTALPGLAGGYLVGWIVMRSIHAAGLTDAASVFAPGVLLPVLGMLVVLAASVLAAWLGSRALARRSPVADAAPPPRRRTVRRPGRGRRIAATITIAAGLASSAAVLAMDPADVLTTAMTGPGCVLVAAGLCLLAPELVVTANTTLGAFRRARITAPSRLAAINLAVAPDRVRPTVTFLTLFVGVAAGTLSMQGIENSAGTAGGTAQVLASINYFVVALIAAFMAIALTNNLVASITRRRSEFTAMSLIGATSAQTQRMLVREIGAATAVSTVAGSVGAFVTVLPFAIVKTGNPLQAAAPLPYAVTIAAGIAVTLGVTSVVGRRVIRGA, from the coding sequence ATGGGCGGGTGGGCGGTCGCGATCGTCCTGTTCGCCATGGTCTCGACGATCAGCGTCGCTCTCGGCGGCCGGGCCGGGGAGATCGCGGGCATCCGTCTCATCGGCGCCAGTCCTCGGCAGGTGCAGCAGCTGCTCGCCATCGAGACAGCGGCCGTCTCGTCCGTCACGGCGCTCCCGGGCCTGGCCGGCGGCTACCTCGTCGGCTGGATCGTCATGCGGAGCATCCATGCCGCCGGGCTCACAGACGCGGCCTCGGTCTTCGCGCCCGGCGTGCTCCTCCCGGTCCTCGGCATGCTCGTCGTGCTGGCCGCGAGCGTACTCGCCGCGTGGCTGGGCAGCCGCGCCCTCGCTCGTCGCAGCCCGGTGGCCGACGCGGCTCCGCCCCCGCGCCGTCGTACCGTACGGCGTCCTGGACGGGGCCGCCGAATCGCCGCGACGATCACCATCGCCGCCGGCCTGGCCTCATCGGCCGCGGTCCTCGCCATGGACCCGGCCGACGTGCTCACCACCGCGATGACCGGCCCCGGCTGCGTACTCGTCGCCGCCGGCCTGTGCCTCCTCGCCCCGGAGCTCGTCGTCACGGCGAACACCACGCTCGGCGCCTTCCGGCGAGCGCGGATCACCGCCCCTTCCCGCCTGGCCGCGATCAACCTCGCCGTGGCCCCGGACCGGGTGCGGCCGACCGTGACGTTCCTGACCCTCTTCGTCGGCGTCGCCGCGGGCACGCTCAGCATGCAAGGCATCGAGAACAGCGCCGGCACGGCCGGCGGCACCGCCCAGGTCCTCGCCTCGATCAACTACTTCGTCGTCGCCCTGATCGCGGCGTTCATGGCCATCGCCCTCACCAACAACCTCGTCGCCTCCATCACCCGGCGCCGCTCCGAGTTCACGGCCATGTCCCTGATCGGCGCGACCAGCGCCCAGACGCAGCGCATGCTCGTACGCGAGATCGGCGCGGCCACCGCCGTCAGCACCGTGGCCGGAAGCGTGGGCGCGTTCGTCACGGTCCTGCCCTTCGCCATCGTCAAGACGGGCAACCCCCTGCAGGCCGCGGCGCCCCTGCCCTACGCCGTCACGATCGCGGCCGGGATCGCCGTCACCCTGGGCGTCACGTCCGTCGTCGGAAGGCGCGTCATCCGGGGGGCGTGA
- a CDS encoding ABC transporter ATP-binding protein encodes MTPYATAAPARPVLRIRGLRCEYPGEAGPVHALRGVDLDVARSSFIAIMGPSGSGKTTLLHCAAGLQRPTSGSVEFDGQDLGSLDQTQLTRLRRRRVGFVFQSFNLLPALSAVDNVELPLRLDSRETAPARTADLLTRVGLANRGGHRPHQLSGGQKQRVAVARALITDPDVVFADEPTGALDIRSAGDVLRLMRELADHGQTIIMVTHDPVAASYSDAVLFLADGRIVDHLPRPTAQQVAGRMAVLVESAEQAANDAAANR; translated from the coding sequence ATGACCCCGTACGCCACCGCCGCGCCCGCGCGACCAGTGCTTCGCATCCGCGGTCTACGCTGCGAGTACCCGGGAGAGGCCGGGCCGGTCCATGCCCTGCGCGGCGTCGATCTCGACGTCGCGCGGTCGTCCTTCATCGCGATCATGGGACCGTCGGGTTCCGGCAAGACCACCCTCCTGCACTGCGCCGCCGGGCTGCAGCGGCCGACGTCAGGCTCCGTGGAGTTCGACGGGCAGGACCTTGGGTCGCTCGACCAGACGCAGCTCACACGGTTGCGCCGGCGCCGCGTCGGGTTCGTCTTCCAGTCGTTCAACCTCCTGCCCGCGCTCTCGGCCGTCGACAACGTCGAGCTCCCCCTGCGCCTGGACTCGCGGGAGACGGCGCCGGCGCGCACGGCCGACCTGCTCACCCGCGTGGGGCTCGCCAACCGGGGCGGCCACCGCCCGCACCAGCTGTCCGGCGGCCAGAAGCAGCGCGTCGCGGTCGCGCGAGCGTTGATCACCGACCCCGACGTCGTCTTCGCCGACGAGCCCACGGGCGCCCTCGACATCCGCAGCGCCGGGGACGTCCTGCGGTTGATGCGCGAACTCGCGGACCACGGCCAGACGATCATCATGGTCACGCATGATCCGGTCGCCGCCTCCTATTCCGACGCCGTCCTGTTCCTCGCCGACGGCCGGATCGTCGATCATCTCCCGCGCCCCACCGCCCAGCAGGTCGCCGGCAGAATGGCCGTCCTGGTCGAATCGGCCGAACAGGCCGCCAACGACGCGGCGGCGAACCGATGA
- a CDS encoding TetR/AcrR family transcriptional regulator has protein sequence MSAKDKLLLAARDCLLTKGYAHTTVRDLVAASGANQASINYHFGSKEQLLTRALRDLNTEWGELLFAVLEEPGDAAGTRPGDQEALWGRIIDSIQANRSLWFVNFESVASARQDEEIRGMIAGGQELARASLARAFAGLGPDSDPGEVQAAGSHYLALLVGLASQWLTDPERAPTAERFAAANLGSGRRG, from the coding sequence GTGAGTGCGAAGGACAAGCTGCTGCTGGCCGCCCGCGACTGCCTGCTGACCAAGGGGTACGCGCACACCACCGTGCGAGACCTGGTCGCGGCGTCGGGGGCGAACCAGGCGTCGATCAACTACCACTTCGGGTCCAAGGAGCAACTGCTCACGCGGGCCCTGCGCGATCTCAACACGGAGTGGGGCGAGCTGCTGTTCGCCGTGCTCGAAGAACCCGGCGACGCCGCCGGGACGCGGCCCGGCGATCAGGAAGCGCTGTGGGGACGGATCATCGACTCGATCCAGGCCAACCGGTCGCTGTGGTTCGTCAACTTCGAATCTGTGGCGTCCGCGCGGCAGGACGAAGAGATCCGGGGGATGATCGCCGGCGGTCAGGAGCTCGCGCGGGCATCGCTGGCGCGGGCGTTCGCCGGCCTCGGGCCGGACAGCGATCCGGGCGAGGTGCAGGCGGCCGGATCACACTACCTCGCCCTGCTCGTCGGGCTCGCGTCGCAATGGCTCACCGACCCCGAACGCGCGCCGACGGCGGAGCGGTTCGCCGCCGCCAACCTCGGCTCCGGCCGTCGCGGATGA